From the genome of Mycobacterium dioxanotrophicus, one region includes:
- a CDS encoding class III extradiol ring-cleavage dioxygenase family protein: MLSAIAIVPSAPVLVPELMGAAAAELTDLRAAVVAAAQTLPARWVAVGVGDTDTVIGPEGAGTFAGYGVDVAVALGPGGPHPPTELPLSALVAGWIRGHASPGAAAEMRVYADSHSADAAQARGRRLRALIDDAVDPVGVLVVADGASTLTSSAPGGYDPESGAIQSALDAALAAGDAAALLRLPESIVGRVAYQVLAGLTEPAPAGSRELYRGAPYGVGYFAGVWQP; this comes from the coding sequence GTGCTGAGCGCCATCGCGATCGTTCCGTCGGCACCTGTCCTGGTGCCCGAGCTCATGGGTGCGGCCGCCGCTGAACTGACCGACCTGCGGGCTGCGGTTGTCGCGGCGGCGCAGACACTGCCCGCGCGCTGGGTGGCCGTCGGCGTCGGCGACACCGACACCGTCATCGGCCCGGAGGGGGCGGGGACGTTCGCCGGATACGGCGTCGACGTGGCGGTCGCGCTGGGACCTGGTGGCCCGCACCCACCCACGGAACTCCCGCTCAGCGCGCTCGTCGCCGGTTGGATCAGAGGACACGCGAGTCCCGGCGCCGCCGCCGAAATGCGCGTGTACGCCGACTCCCATTCGGCTGACGCGGCCCAGGCCCGCGGGCGCCGGCTGCGCGCGCTGATCGACGACGCGGTAGACCCGGTCGGGGTGCTGGTGGTCGCCGACGGCGCGTCCACCCTCACCTCGAGCGCACCGGGCGGCTATGACCCGGAGTCCGGCGCGATCCAGTCGGCCCTCGACGCTGCGTTGGCAGCAGGCGATGCCGCGGCTCTGCTTCGGCTGCCCGAGTCGATCGTGGGCCGGGTCGCCTATCAGGTGCTGGCCGGGCTCACCGAGCCTGCGCCCGCCGGGTCACGTGAGCTCTACCGCGGCGCGCCCTATGGCGTCGGATACTTCGCGGGGGTGTGGCAGCCGTGA
- the dapF gene encoding diaminopimelate epimerase, translating to MIFAKGHGTQNDFVVLPDLDARLSLQPGAVAALCDRRRGLGADGVLRVTTAGAALAAGVFDRLPDGVAAGDWYMDYRNADGSIAQMCGNGVRVFAHYLKASGLETADEFVVGSLAGPRPVVLHHADADTAEVTVEMGKANRFGTGSAVVGGRSFTGLAVDVGNPHLACVGIDEAELAALDVGAPVSFDSGLFPDGVNVEILTAPVDGAVSMRVHERGVGETRSCGTGTVAATVAALANRGAETGTLQVRIPGGQVSVTITESSSYLRGPSVLVAHGELSEAWWHTAHA from the coding sequence GTGATCTTCGCCAAGGGGCACGGCACCCAGAACGATTTCGTGGTGCTGCCCGACCTCGATGCGCGCCTGTCGCTGCAGCCCGGCGCGGTGGCCGCGCTGTGCGACCGCCGACGCGGCCTGGGCGCCGACGGCGTGCTGCGGGTGACCACGGCGGGTGCCGCCCTGGCCGCAGGCGTGTTCGACCGGTTGCCCGACGGTGTCGCGGCCGGCGACTGGTACATGGACTACCGCAATGCCGACGGGTCCATCGCGCAGATGTGCGGCAACGGCGTCCGTGTGTTCGCGCACTACCTGAAGGCCTCGGGCCTGGAGACCGCCGACGAGTTCGTGGTCGGCTCGCTGGCGGGGCCGCGCCCGGTGGTGCTGCACCACGCCGACGCCGACACGGCCGAGGTCACCGTCGAGATGGGCAAGGCCAACCGGTTCGGCACCGGCTCGGCCGTTGTCGGCGGCCGCAGCTTCACCGGCCTGGCCGTCGACGTGGGCAATCCGCATCTGGCCTGCGTGGGGATTGACGAGGCCGAGCTGGCCGCCCTGGACGTGGGTGCGCCGGTGTCGTTCGATTCCGGGTTGTTTCCCGATGGTGTCAACGTCGAGATCCTGACCGCACCGGTCGACGGCGCGGTGAGCATGCGCGTGCATGAACGCGGTGTCGGCGAGACCCGGTCGTGCGGCACCGGAACCGTCGCCGCAACGGTGGCCGCGCTGGCGAACCGGGGCGCCGAGACGGGGACCCTGCAGGTGCGCATCCCCGGCGGCCAGGTGTCGGTGACCATCACCGAATCCAGCAGCTACCTGCGTGGTCCGTCGGTCCTGGTGGCCCACGGGGAACTGTCCGAGGCCTGGTGGCACACTGCACACGCGTAA
- the miaA gene encoding tRNA (adenosine(37)-N6)-dimethylallyltransferase MiaA, whose product MRPIAVIGPTGTGKSALALALAERLGGEIVNADAMQLYRGMDIGTAKLTVTERRGIPHHQLDVLEVTETATVARYQQAAAADVEAIAARGAVPIIVGGSMLYIQSLLDEWAFPATDAAVRARWEERLAEVGVAALHAELTAVDPAAGASILPTDGRRIVRALEVVELTGQPFAASAPRIGTPRWDTAIIGLDWATEVLDERLAQRTDKMFADGLVDEVRALRERGLRDGVTAARALGYAQVLADLDAGGDGSAAAEPTFIGTRRYVRRQRSWFRRDHRVAWLDGASDRAVEDAERIWRHVS is encoded by the coding sequence GTGAGGCCGATCGCCGTCATCGGGCCGACCGGAACCGGCAAGTCTGCGTTGGCATTGGCCCTGGCCGAACGGCTCGGCGGCGAGATCGTGAACGCCGACGCCATGCAGCTCTATCGCGGCATGGATATCGGCACCGCGAAGCTGACCGTCACCGAACGCCGCGGCATCCCGCATCACCAGCTCGACGTGCTCGAGGTGACCGAGACCGCCACCGTTGCCCGCTACCAGCAGGCTGCGGCGGCCGACGTCGAAGCCATCGCGGCGCGCGGCGCGGTGCCCATCATCGTGGGCGGCTCGATGCTCTACATCCAGTCGCTGCTGGACGAGTGGGCGTTTCCGGCCACCGACGCAGCGGTGCGAGCGCGGTGGGAGGAGCGGTTGGCCGAGGTCGGAGTGGCGGCCCTGCACGCCGAGCTGACCGCGGTCGATCCCGCGGCGGGCGCGTCGATCCTGCCCACCGACGGCAGACGGATCGTGCGGGCGCTGGAGGTGGTGGAGCTGACCGGACAGCCGTTCGCGGCCTCCGCGCCGCGCATCGGGACACCCCGCTGGGACACCGCGATCATCGGATTGGACTGGGCCACCGAGGTTCTCGACGAGCGGCTGGCGCAGCGCACCGACAAGATGTTCGCCGACGGTCTGGTCGACGAGGTCCGGGCGCTGCGCGAGCGGGGTTTGCGCGATGGTGTCACGGCCGCGCGGGCGCTGGGGTACGCACAGGTGCTGGCCGACCTCGACGCCGGCGGAGACGGCTCGGCCGCTGCGGAGCCGACGTTCATCGGCACCCGCCGCTACGTGCGCAGGCAGCGGTCCTGGTTCCGCAGGGATCACCGGGTGGCCTGGCTGGACGGGGCCTCCGACCGGGCGGTCGAGGACGCCGAGCGGATCTGGCGACACGTATCCTGA
- a CDS encoding PE-PPE domain-containing protein has protein sequence MRISARSMVRTMLVAGVAMSGSAVIGVTTTLAAEVALNAAVTPLVVPGTGTPNPADSTNYMNNAVSYYVEPGGTCGTDGCAAPVPVPYIAQFWPFPFAGWGGLQGAKWNVSVASGVTSLTSQLVGPNNPTDDHPVIVFGYSQGATVASIVKGQLADLPADQKNDLTFVLIGNPNRPNGGLFERLAILGTVPVLDATFGQPTPTDTGITTYDIALQYDGVSDAPSWVLNPLAMANAVAGFEYVHGTYLAPDGTDAPSATPYGYTPEQVQAAVANAKADCSAATHCQKQGDTYYITLPAKYLPIMQPALDLGAATGTSALVVPVVNLISPMTQTLIETGYDRTNYGTPTPFQLVPRVNPVTLAGDLINDIPEGITAASQPGLAPLPGWTDPTQSATTATITPDTTPAPVTSTDTADVQKVAAVTDLKPVLRPSTVTKPASTTTQFDRPSLRKALGINGHPVRDLAKSLGSTVRKALGQDTAKATDKSDAGADTKAASKPAA, from the coding sequence ATGCGAATCTCAGCCCGATCGATGGTCCGCACCATGCTGGTGGCCGGCGTGGCGATGTCCGGTTCGGCAGTCATCGGCGTGACGACGACGCTGGCGGCCGAGGTCGCGCTGAATGCGGCGGTGACGCCGTTGGTCGTGCCGGGCACGGGAACACCGAACCCCGCTGATTCCACCAATTACATGAACAATGCCGTCAGCTACTACGTCGAGCCGGGCGGTACCTGCGGAACCGACGGCTGCGCCGCACCGGTGCCGGTGCCCTACATCGCCCAGTTCTGGCCGTTCCCGTTCGCCGGGTGGGGCGGGTTGCAGGGTGCGAAATGGAATGTCTCGGTGGCCAGCGGTGTGACGAGCCTGACCAGCCAGCTCGTCGGGCCCAACAATCCCACCGACGACCATCCGGTCATCGTCTTCGGCTACTCGCAGGGCGCGACCGTCGCCAGCATCGTCAAGGGCCAGCTGGCCGATCTGCCCGCCGATCAGAAGAACGACCTGACGTTCGTGCTGATCGGCAACCCGAACCGGCCCAACGGCGGGCTGTTCGAACGGCTCGCGATCCTGGGCACCGTGCCGGTTCTCGACGCGACCTTCGGTCAACCGACCCCGACCGACACCGGCATCACCACCTATGACATCGCGCTGCAGTACGACGGTGTCTCCGATGCGCCGTCCTGGGTGCTCAATCCGCTGGCGATGGCCAACGCCGTCGCGGGTTTCGAATACGTCCACGGCACTTACCTGGCGCCCGACGGCACCGACGCCCCGTCGGCCACGCCCTACGGCTACACACCCGAGCAGGTGCAGGCCGCCGTGGCCAACGCCAAGGCCGACTGCAGCGCGGCGACCCACTGCCAGAAGCAGGGCGACACCTACTACATCACCCTGCCGGCCAAGTACCTCCCGATCATGCAGCCCGCACTTGACCTGGGCGCGGCGACCGGTACGTCGGCGCTCGTCGTGCCGGTGGTCAACCTGATCTCGCCGATGACCCAGACGCTCATCGAAACCGGTTACGACAGAACCAATTACGGCACACCGACACCGTTCCAGCTGGTGCCGCGAGTCAACCCCGTCACGCTGGCCGGCGACCTCATCAACGACATCCCCGAAGGAATCACCGCCGCGAGCCAACCCGGGCTTGCCCCGTTGCCCGGTTGGACAGACCCCACCCAGAGCGCCACCACGGCGACGATCACGCCCGATACCACACCCGCGCCGGTCACCTCCACCGACACTGCGGACGTCCAGAAAGTTGCGGCCGTCACCGATCTCAAGCCCGTACTACGTCCGAGCACCGTCACCAAGCCCGCCTCGACGACCACTCAGTTCGACCGCCCGTCGCTGCGAAAAGCGTTGGGCATCAACGGACATCCGGTCCGTGATCTGGCGAAGTCGCTCGGCAGCACGGTGCGCAAGGCTCTCGGGCAGGACACCGCGAAGGCCACCGACAAGAGCGACGCGGGCGCCGACACCAAGGCGGCGTCGAAGCCCGCGGCCTGA
- a CDS encoding molybdopterin guanine dinucleotide-containing S/N-oxide reductase encodes MPASPTSLTHWGAFTARVDAGDITAVTPPAGDTDPSPLLGNLPGAIRHRSRITGPAVRRGWLRDGPGPSSGRGADEFVAVSWDELTELLAAELRRVVDTHGNEAIYAGSYGWASAGRFHHAQSQVHRFLKMLGGYTSSRNSYSLGATAVIMPRVVGTHDDLFKRSTDWDVIVAHTDLLVSFGGLALKNTAINHGGTTAHPARDALRRLRDRGGRIVSFSPLRDDVDGECEWHAPVPGTDVAVMLGLAYVLATEGLADRAFLDTYCTGYERFERYLLGRDDGIAKSPRWAAQISGIAADELTALARRMASGRTLVTVSWSLQRIRHGEQAPWMGLTLAAMLGQIGVPGGGFGHGYGSMNEPGLPPLRCRLPVLPQGPNPVQTFIPVAAVSDMLLHPGEQFDYNGQRLTYPDIKCVYWAGGNPFHHHQNIPRLRRALARVDTVVVHDPYWTAMAKHADIVVPSTTAYEREDYSGSRNDPLLVAMPRLAEPYAQSRDDYTTFAALATALGFGERFTEGRTARQWLVHMYEKWSAGLDFEVPAFDEFWAAGQLRLPTEPGLTLLADYRADPRAHRLATPSGRIEIFSEDIDGFGYTDCVGHPAWYEPAEWLGGARARSYPLHLLANQPATRLHSQLDGGAASQASKIQGREPIRMHSVDATRRGLVDGDIVRVFNDRGACLAGLVVDDRLRPDVVQLSTGAWFDPADPADPNSMCAHGNPNVLTADVGTSSLAHGCTGAHVLVEVEKFDGPLPPLRAHEPPVIRAASD; translated from the coding sequence GTGCCGGCGTCCCCGACAAGCCTCACGCACTGGGGTGCGTTCACCGCCCGAGTCGACGCCGGAGACATCACTGCCGTGACACCGCCGGCCGGCGACACCGACCCGTCTCCGCTGCTGGGCAACCTTCCCGGCGCCATCCGGCACCGCTCGCGCATCACCGGCCCGGCGGTGCGGCGCGGTTGGCTCCGCGACGGCCCCGGCCCGAGTAGTGGGCGGGGCGCCGACGAGTTCGTCGCGGTGTCCTGGGACGAACTGACGGAACTGTTGGCCGCCGAACTGCGCCGGGTCGTCGACACCCACGGAAATGAGGCCATCTACGCCGGCTCCTACGGATGGGCCAGCGCCGGGCGGTTTCACCATGCCCAGAGCCAGGTGCACCGCTTCCTCAAGATGCTCGGCGGCTACACCTCCTCGCGGAACTCCTACAGCCTGGGCGCCACCGCGGTGATCATGCCCCGCGTGGTCGGCACCCACGATGACCTGTTCAAGCGGTCCACCGACTGGGACGTCATCGTCGCCCACACCGATCTGCTCGTCAGCTTCGGCGGCCTCGCGCTGAAGAACACCGCCATCAACCACGGTGGCACCACCGCGCACCCCGCCCGCGACGCGCTGCGCCGGTTGCGGGACCGGGGCGGGCGCATCGTGTCGTTCAGCCCGCTGCGCGACGACGTCGACGGTGAATGCGAATGGCACGCACCTGTGCCTGGCACCGACGTCGCCGTCATGCTCGGGCTCGCCTACGTGCTGGCCACCGAGGGGCTGGCCGACCGCGCGTTCCTCGACACCTACTGCACCGGCTACGAGCGGTTCGAGCGTTATCTCCTGGGCCGTGACGACGGCATCGCGAAGTCGCCACGGTGGGCGGCGCAGATCAGCGGGATCGCCGCCGACGAACTGACTGCGCTGGCGCGACGCATGGCCTCCGGGCGCACGCTGGTCACTGTCAGCTGGTCCCTGCAACGGATCCGCCACGGCGAACAGGCTCCGTGGATGGGCCTGACGCTGGCCGCGATGTTGGGCCAGATCGGGGTTCCCGGCGGCGGATTCGGCCACGGCTACGGGTCGATGAACGAACCCGGGCTACCGCCGCTGCGCTGCCGGTTGCCGGTGCTTCCGCAGGGCCCCAACCCGGTGCAGACGTTCATCCCGGTGGCGGCCGTCAGCGACATGCTGCTGCATCCGGGCGAGCAGTTCGACTACAACGGTCAGCGGCTGACCTACCCCGACATCAAATGCGTGTACTGGGCCGGCGGCAATCCGTTCCACCATCACCAGAACATCCCCCGGCTGCGCCGAGCGCTGGCGCGCGTCGACACCGTGGTGGTGCACGACCCGTACTGGACCGCCATGGCCAAACACGCCGACATCGTCGTACCGTCGACGACGGCCTACGAACGCGAGGACTACTCCGGTTCCCGCAACGATCCGCTACTGGTGGCAATGCCGCGGCTCGCCGAGCCCTACGCGCAGTCACGCGACGACTACACGACCTTCGCCGCGCTGGCCACTGCGCTCGGCTTCGGCGAGCGGTTCACCGAGGGCCGCACTGCGCGGCAGTGGCTCGTGCACATGTACGAGAAGTGGTCTGCCGGACTGGATTTCGAGGTTCCCGCGTTCGACGAGTTCTGGGCGGCCGGCCAGCTGCGGCTGCCGACCGAACCGGGCCTGACGCTGTTGGCCGACTACCGGGCCGACCCACGGGCCCACCGCCTGGCCACGCCGAGCGGCCGCATCGAAATCTTCTCCGAGGACATCGACGGCTTCGGCTACACCGACTGCGTCGGCCACCCGGCGTGGTACGAACCGGCCGAATGGCTCGGCGGTGCACGTGCACGCAGCTATCCACTGCACCTGCTGGCGAACCAACCGGCGACCCGGCTGCACAGCCAGCTGGACGGCGGCGCTGCCAGTCAGGCGTCGAAAATCCAAGGGCGCGAACCCATCAGGATGCACTCTGTCGACGCGACCCGCCGCGGGCTGGTCGACGGTGACATCGTGCGAGTGTTCAACGACCGCGGCGCCTGCCTCGCCGGACTTGTCGTCGACGACCGGCTGCGCCCGGATGTGGTGCAGCTGTCGACCGGCGCCTGGTTCGATCCGGCCGACCCTGCCGACCCGAATTCTATGTGCGCGCATGGTAATCCGAATGTGCTGACCGCCGACGTCGGGACGTCATCGCTGGCGCACGGCTGCACCGGGGCCCACGTGCTGGTCGAGGTCGAGAAGTTCGACGGGCCGCTGCCACCGTTGCGGGCTCATGAACCACCCGTGATCCGGGCCGCCTCCGACTGA
- a CDS encoding DUF349 domain-containing protein, with translation MTTSQPGEHTPKPSPRPGPPRPVPHPTTTAAPVVPVAPTSDPHRFGRVDDDGTVWLITGSGERVIGSWQAGDNESAFAHFGRRFDDLHTEVALLEHRLSSGTGDARKIKSAAASLAETLPTAAVLGDVDALSARLTAILDQADSAAATERAQRDEHRAAQTARKEALAAEAEDLAANATQWKAAGDRLREILDEWRSITGLDRKVDDALWKRYSAARETFNRRRGSHFAELDRGRASARQAKEELCEKAEQLADSTDWGATGAAFRELLNQWKAVGRAAKDVDDALWQRFKAAQDVFFSARNAAHAERDAELEANAVAKEALLAEAEKLDTADLDAARAALRTIGDKWDAIGKVPRERSAELERRLRVIEKKIRDAPTGGVDPEAQARADQFRSRVEQFEKQAQKAEAAGRTKEAEAARASAEQWRQWADAAAESLGKRR, from the coding sequence ATGACAACCAGCCAGCCTGGCGAGCACACCCCCAAACCCAGCCCCCGGCCCGGGCCACCGCGCCCCGTCCCCCACCCCACCACCACCGCTGCACCGGTCGTTCCCGTCGCACCGACGAGCGATCCGCACCGGTTCGGCCGCGTGGACGACGACGGCACGGTGTGGCTGATCACCGGATCCGGCGAACGCGTCATCGGATCCTGGCAGGCAGGCGACAACGAGTCGGCCTTCGCACATTTCGGCCGCCGCTTCGACGATCTGCACACCGAGGTGGCGCTGCTCGAACACCGGCTGTCCTCCGGCACCGGCGATGCCCGCAAGATCAAATCCGCCGCAGCTTCGTTGGCCGAAACCCTGCCCACCGCAGCGGTTCTCGGCGACGTCGATGCCTTGAGCGCCCGGCTGACGGCCATCCTCGACCAGGCGGACTCGGCCGCGGCGACCGAACGGGCGCAGCGCGACGAGCATCGCGCCGCGCAGACCGCCCGCAAGGAGGCGCTGGCCGCCGAGGCCGAAGACCTGGCCGCCAACGCCACCCAGTGGAAGGCCGCAGGCGACCGGCTTCGGGAGATTCTCGACGAGTGGCGCTCGATCACGGGGTTGGACCGCAAGGTCGACGACGCGCTGTGGAAGCGTTACTCGGCGGCACGCGAGACGTTCAACCGGCGGCGTGGCTCGCATTTCGCCGAACTCGACCGCGGCCGGGCCAGCGCCCGGCAAGCCAAGGAAGAGCTGTGTGAGAAGGCCGAGCAGTTGGCCGACTCCACCGACTGGGGTGCCACCGGCGCGGCGTTCCGCGAGCTGCTGAACCAGTGGAAGGCCGTCGGTCGCGCGGCCAAGGACGTCGACGACGCGTTGTGGCAGCGGTTCAAGGCCGCCCAGGACGTGTTCTTCTCCGCCCGCAACGCGGCCCATGCCGAGCGGGACGCCGAACTGGAGGCCAACGCCGTGGCCAAGGAAGCGTTGCTGGCCGAGGCAGAGAAGCTCGACACGGCCGATCTCGACGCCGCCCGGGCAGCACTGCGCACGATCGGCGACAAGTGGGACGCGATCGGCAAGGTGCCCCGCGAACGCAGCGCCGAGCTGGAACGTCGGCTGCGGGTGATCGAGAAGAAGATCCGCGATGCACCCACCGGCGGCGTCGATCCGGAGGCCCAGGCCCGCGCTGACCAGTTCCGTAGCCGTGTCGAGCAGTTCGAGAAGCAGGCGCAGAAGGCTGAGGCCGCGGGCCGGACCAAGGAGGCCGAGGCGGCCCGCGCCAGCGCCGAGCAGTGGCGCCAGTGGGCCGACGCCGCCGCGGAATCGCTGGGCAAGCGCCGCTAG
- the hflX gene encoding GTPase HflX, translating into MTYPQTPSTGELALQDRASLRRVAGLSTELTDVSEVEYRQLRLERVVLVGVWTDGTSADADASLAELAALAETAGSEVLEGLIQRRDKPDPSTYIGSGKAAELREVVLATGADTVICDGELSPAQLNSLEKVVKVKVIDRTALILDIFAQHATSREGKAQVSLAQMEYMLPRLRGWGESMSRQAGGRAGGAGGGVGTRGPGETKIETDRRRIRERMSKLRREIRDMKKVRDTQRSRRLTSDVASVAIVGYTNAGKSSLLNALTGAGVLVENALFATLEPTSRRGEFDDGRPFVLTDTVGFVRHLPTQLVEAFRSTLEEVVDADLLVHVVDGSDANPLAQISAVRQVIGEVIAEHDGRRAPELLVVNKIDATGDLELAQLRRALPDAVFVSAHSGDGLDRLRQRMGELVEPTDTMVDVTIPYERGDLVAKLHAEGRIDATEHGADGTRIKARVPIPLAASLGEFATF; encoded by the coding sequence ATGACGTATCCACAGACGCCCAGCACCGGCGAACTCGCCCTCCAGGATCGCGCCTCACTGCGCCGCGTCGCCGGGCTATCCACCGAACTCACCGACGTCTCCGAGGTCGAATACCGCCAGCTACGGCTCGAGCGGGTCGTGCTCGTCGGCGTCTGGACCGACGGCACCTCGGCCGACGCCGACGCCAGCCTGGCCGAGTTGGCGGCCCTGGCCGAGACCGCGGGCTCAGAGGTTCTCGAAGGCCTCATCCAGCGCCGGGACAAGCCCGATCCGTCCACCTACATCGGCTCGGGCAAGGCCGCCGAACTGCGCGAGGTCGTCCTCGCCACCGGAGCCGACACCGTGATCTGCGACGGCGAGCTCTCCCCGGCACAGCTGAACTCCCTGGAAAAGGTGGTCAAGGTCAAGGTCATCGACCGCACCGCGCTGATCCTCGACATCTTCGCGCAGCACGCGACCAGCCGTGAGGGCAAGGCCCAGGTGTCGCTGGCCCAGATGGAATACATGCTTCCGCGACTGCGCGGCTGGGGCGAATCGATGTCCCGGCAGGCCGGCGGTCGGGCCGGCGGTGCGGGCGGCGGCGTCGGCACCCGTGGTCCGGGCGAGACCAAGATCGAGACCGACCGGCGGCGGATCCGCGAGCGCATGTCCAAGCTGCGTCGCGAGATTCGCGACATGAAGAAGGTCCGCGACACCCAGCGCAGCCGCAGGCTGACCTCCGACGTCGCGTCGGTGGCGATCGTCGGCTACACCAACGCCGGTAAGTCGAGCCTGCTCAACGCCTTGACGGGGGCCGGGGTGCTGGTGGAGAACGCGTTGTTCGCGACCCTCGAACCCACTTCGCGCCGTGGGGAATTCGACGACGGGCGGCCGTTCGTGCTGACCGACACCGTCGGCTTCGTGCGGCACCTACCCACGCAGTTGGTGGAGGCGTTCCGGTCCACCCTCGAAGAGGTCGTCGACGCCGACCTGCTCGTGCACGTGGTCGACGGCTCCGATGCGAATCCGCTGGCCCAGATCAGCGCGGTGCGGCAGGTGATCGGCGAGGTGATCGCCGAACACGACGGGCGACGGGCACCGGAACTGTTGGTGGTCAACAAGATCGATGCCACCGGCGACCTGGAACTGGCCCAGCTGCGCCGAGCCCTGCCCGACGCCGTGTTCGTCTCGGCGCACTCCGGTGACGGGCTGGACCGGCTGCGGCAGCGGATGGGGGAGTTGGTCGAGCCGACCGACACCATGGTCGACGTGACCATCCCGTACGAGCGCGGCGATCTGGTCGCCAAGCTGCACGCCGAGGGCCGCATCGACGCCACCGAACACGGCGCCGACGGCACCAGGATCAAAGCGCGCGTGCCGATCCCGTTGGCGGCCAGCCTCGGCGAGTTCGCCACCTTCTGA
- a CDS encoding Rv2732c family membrane protein, whose amino-acid sequence MQLLTDEHFDQFKGDLDAVERKMAREFDPGSRAVVVAILVFVVLLSFVLPHTGSSKGFDVLVGDAKAVADGISLPSRVFTWMALVFAVGFSTLALLTRRWALAWIALAGTAVASATGMLAVWSRQTAVHHAGPGIGLIMAWIAVIVLTFHWARVVWSRTAVQLAAEEERRRAAAKRHQRGLLDDIKDDKPTDPDNPDA is encoded by the coding sequence ATGCAGCTGTTGACCGACGAGCACTTCGACCAGTTCAAGGGTGACCTCGACGCCGTCGAACGCAAGATGGCCCGGGAATTCGACCCGGGCAGCCGGGCGGTGGTGGTGGCGATCCTGGTGTTCGTCGTGCTGCTGTCGTTCGTGCTGCCGCACACCGGATCGAGCAAGGGTTTCGACGTGCTGGTCGGTGACGCCAAGGCAGTCGCAGACGGCATCTCCCTGCCGTCGCGGGTGTTCACCTGGATGGCCCTGGTCTTCGCTGTGGGTTTCTCCACGCTGGCGCTGTTGACGCGGCGGTGGGCCCTGGCCTGGATCGCGCTCGCCGGGACCGCGGTGGCCAGCGCCACGGGCATGCTGGCGGTGTGGTCGCGGCAGACCGCCGTGCACCATGCCGGCCCCGGTATCGGGTTGATCATGGCGTGGATCGCGGTGATCGTGCTGACCTTCCACTGGGCGCGGGTGGTGTGGTCTCGGACGGCAGTCCAGCTGGCCGCTGAGGAAGAGCGTCGCCGCGCCGCCGCCAAGCGACACCAGCGTGGCCTGCTCGACGACATCAAGGACGACAAGCCGACCGATCCCGACAACCCGGACGCCTGA